One stretch of Pigmentiphaga aceris DNA includes these proteins:
- a CDS encoding LLM class flavin-dependent oxidoreductase, producing the protein MAAGRQDQLKLGAFLYPTGHHVAAWRHPQAQADAGVNFGHYKQLAQTAERGKFDLLFMADSVGTRGAPSEQESLSRTATRYVAQFEPISLLSGLAAVTEHVGLVATASTTYNEPYHIARKFASLDHISGGRAAWNLVTSSNAEEAHNFGRDSHVAHADRYARAREFAQVVTGLWDTWEDDAFSRDKEAGQFYDPDKQHLLNHRGKHFSVRGPLNVARPPQGHPVVVQAGSSEAGKALAAESAEVIFTAQLTLADAQEFYGDVKDRLGSFGRHRDSLKIMPGIFPVVGRTESEAREKFDLLQSLVHPAVGLQLLAGMAGGVDLSQFPLDGPVPQDIPETEGSKSRQSLLLGLARRENLTIRQLYLRVAGARGHWQIVGTPAQIADEIEERFHGQGADGFNVMPPFMPGGLDDVVELLIPELQRRGLFRKEYEGRTLRENLGLQRPVHPATRSRQAAA; encoded by the coding sequence ATGGCTGCTGGGCGTCAGGATCAACTGAAGCTGGGCGCGTTTCTGTATCCGACCGGGCATCACGTGGCGGCCTGGCGGCACCCGCAGGCTCAGGCAGATGCGGGCGTGAATTTCGGGCACTACAAGCAATTGGCGCAAACCGCCGAACGCGGCAAGTTCGACCTGCTGTTCATGGCTGACAGCGTGGGCACCCGAGGTGCACCCAGCGAGCAGGAATCCTTGTCGCGCACCGCCACGCGTTATGTGGCGCAGTTCGAGCCGATCTCTTTGTTGTCGGGGCTGGCAGCGGTGACCGAGCACGTGGGGCTGGTTGCCACGGCGTCCACTACCTACAACGAGCCGTATCACATTGCCCGCAAATTCGCGTCACTGGATCACATCAGCGGCGGGCGCGCCGCGTGGAATCTGGTCACCTCGTCCAACGCCGAAGAAGCCCATAACTTCGGCCGCGACAGCCACGTGGCACACGCTGACCGATACGCGCGCGCACGTGAATTTGCGCAGGTGGTCACAGGTTTGTGGGACACCTGGGAAGACGATGCCTTCAGCCGTGACAAGGAAGCAGGGCAGTTCTACGACCCGGACAAACAGCACTTGCTGAATCATCGCGGCAAGCACTTTTCCGTGCGCGGACCGCTGAACGTGGCCCGGCCGCCGCAGGGGCATCCAGTGGTCGTGCAGGCAGGTTCATCCGAGGCAGGCAAGGCCCTGGCTGCCGAATCGGCCGAGGTCATTTTCACGGCGCAACTGACGCTGGCCGATGCGCAGGAATTCTATGGTGACGTGAAAGACCGGCTGGGCAGTTTCGGGCGGCATCGGGACAGCCTGAAGATCATGCCGGGCATCTTCCCGGTGGTCGGGCGCACGGAATCCGAAGCGCGTGAGAAATTCGACTTGCTGCAGTCGCTGGTGCATCCGGCAGTGGGCTTGCAACTGCTGGCCGGCATGGCGGGCGGGGTGGATTTGTCGCAGTTCCCGCTCGATGGCCCGGTGCCGCAAGACATTCCCGAGACCGAAGGCAGCAAAAGCCGCCAGTCGCTGCTGCTGGGCCTGGCGCGACGCGAGAACCTGACGATTCGCCAGTTGTATCTGCGCGTGGCCGGTGCACGTGGCCATTGGCAGATCGTGGGTACCCCCGCGCAGATTGCCGATGAAATCGAGGAACGCTTTCACGGACAGGGCGCAGACGGCTTCAATGTCATGCCGCCCTTCATGCCGGGCGGGCTGGATGATGTGGTCGAGCTGCTGATCCCGGAATTGCAGCGTCGTGGCCTGTTCCGCAAGGAATACGAAGGGCGCACCCTGCGCGAGAATCTGGGCTTGCAGCGCCCGGTGCACCCGGCAACACGGTCGCGGCAGGCGGCTGCGTGA
- a CDS encoding transglutaminase-like domain-containing protein produces the protein MNRLNYSVDLAYEVVDPTADFIFNIEVAKTERQTIVNEQFTITQGINVERYTDPVLANRVARVRAPKGPLNIRYEATVDIDHRLDYPADLVEVPIAQLPFEVLPFLAPSRYCQSDRLLEFAMREFGNQQWGYSRIEGIRAWVRNHVRFLSRSTNERTSALDTIVERTGVCRDFAHLMIAICRAISIPARFSSSLDYGADPALGPPDFHAVVEVYLSGGWYLIDPSGASIPTGLLRIGTGRDASDIPFAAIFGNVVSQPPVISIEPVEDAAKGFALPVFTPLAISTW, from the coding sequence ATGAACCGTCTCAACTACTCGGTAGACCTAGCTTATGAAGTCGTGGATCCGACCGCCGACTTCATCTTCAACATCGAGGTCGCCAAGACCGAACGACAGACCATCGTGAATGAGCAATTCACGATCACGCAGGGTATCAATGTCGAGCGTTATACCGACCCGGTATTGGCCAATCGGGTGGCTCGCGTGCGCGCGCCGAAAGGCCCGCTCAACATCCGCTACGAAGCCACGGTGGATATCGACCACCGGCTCGACTACCCCGCCGACCTGGTAGAGGTACCGATCGCGCAATTGCCGTTCGAGGTGCTGCCGTTTCTGGCCCCCAGCCGTTACTGTCAGTCCGATCGGCTGCTGGAATTCGCCATGCGTGAATTCGGCAATCAGCAATGGGGCTACAGCCGCATTGAAGGCATTCGTGCCTGGGTGCGCAACCACGTGCGCTTCCTGTCGCGCTCGACCAATGAACGTACCTCGGCGCTGGACACCATCGTGGAGCGCACCGGCGTGTGCCGCGACTTCGCGCACTTGATGATCGCTATTTGCCGGGCGATCAGCATCCCTGCCCGCTTTTCCAGCAGCCTGGATTACGGTGCCGACCCTGCCCTGGGCCCCCCGGACTTTCACGCCGTGGTCGAGGTCTACCTGTCAGGCGGTTGGTACCTGATCGACCCGTCGGGCGCATCGATTCCGACCGGCCTGCTGCGCATCGGCACCGGGCGCGATGCCAGCGACATTCCGTTTGCCGCCATCTTTGGCAATGTGGTGTCGCAGCCGCCGGTGATCAGCATCGAACCGGTGGAAGATGCTGCCAAGGGGTTTGCATTGCCGGTGTTCACGCCCTTGGCGATATCCACGTGGTGA
- the trhA gene encoding PAQR family membrane homeostasis protein TrhA, translated as MYQGERFNGYSHLVGTLLAVFGTVALLWSSVQQGDVWRIVSSAIYGTTLILLYLFSTLYHSVQGPRKPLFRRLDHCAIFLLIAGSYTPFALVTLRGPWGWGLFALNWTLALIGIVQEMRVGRRSRALSIAVYVVMGWMVLFAIKPLMDALPSAGMAWLAAGGLFYTGGVVFYALDKKVRHFHGIWHLFVMAGSACQFISIFYYV; from the coding sequence ATGTACCAAGGTGAACGTTTCAACGGATACAGCCATCTCGTCGGCACCCTGCTGGCGGTGTTCGGCACAGTGGCATTGCTCTGGTCTTCCGTGCAGCAAGGCGATGTCTGGCGCATCGTCAGCTCAGCCATCTACGGCACCACGCTGATCCTGCTCTACCTGTTTTCCACGCTGTATCACAGCGTGCAAGGACCAAGAAAGCCGCTGTTCAGACGGCTGGATCATTGCGCGATTTTTCTGCTGATCGCCGGAAGCTACACGCCGTTTGCGCTGGTTACGCTGCGCGGCCCCTGGGGCTGGGGGCTGTTTGCGCTGAACTGGACACTTGCCCTGATCGGCATCGTTCAGGAAATGCGCGTCGGGCGGCGATCGCGCGCGTTGTCGATTGCGGTCTATGTGGTAATGGGCTGGATGGTGTTGTTTGCAATCAAGCCGCTGATGGACGCCTTGCCAAGCGCTGGCATGGCCTGGCTGGCTGCGGGCGGATTGTTCTATACCGGTGGCGTGGTTTTCTATGCGCTGGACAAGAAGGTCCGGCACTTCCACGGCATCTGGCATCTGTTTGTGATGGCCGGCAGCGCATGCCAGTTCATCAGCATTTTTTATTACGTCTGA
- a CDS encoding GlsB/YeaQ/YmgE family stress response membrane protein produces MFAFIGMLIVGFIVGLLARALKPGDDKLGWIMTILLGIGGSLIAGYVGRAAGWYAPGEPVGWIASIIGAIVLLVIYGMIKKR; encoded by the coding sequence ATGTTCGCATTCATCGGTATGTTGATCGTCGGTTTCATCGTGGGCCTGCTTGCCCGCGCGCTCAAACCAGGTGACGACAAGCTTGGCTGGATCATGACGATCCTGCTGGGTATCGGTGGTTCGCTGATCGCAGGTTACGTTGGCCGCGCCGCTGGCTGGTATGCCCCCGGTGAACCGGTGGGCTGGATCGCATCGATCATCGGCGCGATTGTGCTGCTGGTCATCTACGGCATGATCAAGAAGCGCTGA
- a CDS encoding PCC domain-containing protein, giving the protein MDTPIRRISHPGIPAADRIQYVAGHAEKFEFMLEPGFSILESIRRGLAAHGYEDAVLDLEGGSFCPFVYVIPSLSSTPEHAVWYSDIHRPVGETTLERATVTFGVRDGEAFLHCHALWEEADGKKLAGHVIPHDAMVSSPIRAQAWGMTGMRFQVDKDTETNFSLFQPRAHEVALADNVPAQVTEKRFYAMRLRPNQDFCGALEDFCDEHSIQTAVIRGGVGSVIGALFEDGHVVTPIATELLVRDGHVSRDASGQAVAHIDVVLVDYEAGLADGVLVRGKNPVLVTVELLLEKTS; this is encoded by the coding sequence ATGGACACCCCGATTCGACGCATTTCTCATCCTGGCATTCCTGCTGCCGACCGTATTCAATACGTAGCTGGGCACGCGGAAAAGTTCGAGTTCATGCTTGAACCCGGTTTCAGCATTCTGGAATCCATCCGCCGTGGCCTGGCCGCACACGGCTATGAAGACGCGGTGCTCGACCTGGAGGGCGGCAGCTTCTGCCCCTTCGTCTACGTGATTCCATCCCTGTCATCCACCCCCGAACACGCCGTCTGGTACAGCGACATCCATCGCCCGGTTGGCGAAACCACCCTGGAACGTGCCACCGTGACCTTCGGTGTGCGTGACGGCGAAGCCTTCCTGCATTGCCATGCCCTGTGGGAAGAAGCCGATGGCAAGAAGCTGGCGGGCCACGTGATTCCGCACGATGCCATGGTGTCGTCGCCGATCCGCGCGCAGGCCTGGGGCATGACCGGCATGCGCTTCCAGGTGGACAAGGACACCGAAACGAATTTCTCGCTGTTCCAGCCGCGCGCCCACGAGGTCGCCCTGGCCGACAACGTACCCGCGCAGGTCACGGAAAAACGGTTCTACGCCATGCGCCTGCGACCCAACCAGGATTTCTGCGGTGCGCTGGAAGATTTCTGCGACGAACACAGCATTCAGACTGCCGTGATTCGCGGCGGCGTGGGAAGCGTGATCGGCGCCTTGTTCGAAGACGGACACGTGGTCACCCCGATCGCCACCGAACTGCTGGTGCGCGACGGCCACGTATCGCGTGACGCAAGCGGCCAGGCCGTGGCGCATATCGATGTCGTGCTGGTCGACTACGAAGCAGGACTTGCCGACGGCGTGCTGGTGCGCGGCAAGAATCCGGTGTTGGTGACGGTGGAACTGCTGCTGGAAAAGACCAGCTGA
- a CDS encoding MFS transporter, giving the protein MSATPTTTATPGAFAALRRPVFAVLWIATILGNTGSFMRDVASAWLVTDLSASPTAVAMVQAAGLLPIFLLAIPAGVLADILDRRRFLIVIQLLLAAVSVTLMLMAKTGGLTVSYLIGLTFIGGIGAALMGPTWQAIVPELVPKADLKGAVALNSLGVNIARAIGPAVGGLLLASFGAAVTYGADVVSYVFVLAALFWWKRKADSDDDVPEHFLGAFRAGLRYTRASRPLHVVLLRAGIFYAFGSAIWALLPLVARQLLNGDAGFYGLLLGAVGAGAIIGALVMPQLRRLTDGDGLVLGAAVAAAAVMVGLAFGPPRWAALAMLLVLGAAWIVSLTTFSGAAQSVLPNWVRGRGLAVYLTVFNGAMAAGSLGWGAVAQQWGVPVALWAGAAGLVVVGIICNRLALPTGDADLDASRHWPDPLTAAPVDHDRGPVLILIEYRIEDTNRAGFLQAMKQLSSERRRDGAYAWGISEDSAEPQRIVEWFMVESWAEHLRQHHRVSNADADLQREVVRFHTGPDAPKVQHLIGVAPPG; this is encoded by the coding sequence ATGAGCGCCACCCCTACCACCACGGCCACGCCGGGCGCTTTTGCCGCCCTGCGTCGCCCGGTCTTCGCCGTCCTGTGGATCGCCACCATTCTGGGCAACACCGGCAGCTTCATGCGCGACGTGGCCAGTGCCTGGCTGGTGACCGATCTGTCGGCATCGCCCACGGCAGTCGCCATGGTGCAGGCAGCGGGCCTGCTGCCGATTTTCCTGCTGGCGATTCCCGCTGGCGTGCTGGCCGACATCCTGGATCGACGGCGCTTCCTGATTGTCATCCAGCTGCTGCTGGCAGCGGTCAGCGTCACCTTGATGCTGATGGCCAAGACCGGTGGTCTGACCGTGAGTTACCTGATCGGCCTGACCTTCATCGGCGGCATCGGGGCTGCACTGATGGGACCGACCTGGCAGGCCATCGTGCCTGAACTGGTCCCCAAGGCGGACCTGAAAGGTGCGGTCGCGCTCAATTCCCTGGGCGTGAACATTGCACGCGCTATCGGCCCGGCCGTGGGCGGACTGCTGCTTGCCAGTTTTGGGGCGGCAGTCACCTACGGCGCAGACGTGGTCAGCTATGTGTTCGTGCTGGCGGCCCTGTTCTGGTGGAAGCGCAAAGCCGACAGCGACGACGATGTGCCGGAACACTTTCTGGGTGCCTTCCGTGCCGGGCTGCGCTACACCCGCGCCAGCCGCCCCTTGCATGTGGTGCTGCTGCGCGCGGGCATTTTCTACGCATTCGGCAGCGCGATCTGGGCCTTGCTGCCGCTGGTTGCGCGTCAGCTGTTGAATGGTGACGCCGGTTTCTATGGCCTGCTGCTGGGCGCGGTCGGCGCGGGTGCCATCATCGGTGCGCTGGTCATGCCGCAACTGCGTCGCCTGACCGATGGCGACGGCCTGGTATTGGGTGCGGCGGTTGCCGCCGCCGCGGTCATGGTTGGCCTGGCGTTCGGCCCGCCGCGCTGGGCTGCATTGGCCATGTTGCTGGTGCTGGGCGCGGCGTGGATTGTGTCCCTGACCACGTTCAGTGGTGCCGCACAGTCGGTGCTGCCCAACTGGGTGCGCGGACGTGGCCTGGCGGTATACCTGACCGTCTTCAACGGAGCCATGGCCGCAGGCAGCCTGGGCTGGGGTGCGGTCGCGCAACAATGGGGCGTGCCGGTTGCCTTGTGGGCGGGTGCAGCGGGCCTGGTGGTCGTGGGCATCATCTGCAATCGCCTGGCGCTGCCAACTGGCGATGCTGACCTGGACGCCTCGCGTCACTGGCCTGATCCGCTGACCGCAGCACCGGTAGACCACGACCGAGGCCCGGTGTTGATCCTGATTGAATACCGCATCGAAGACACCAATCGTGCAGGCTTCCTGCAAGCGATGAAACAGCTGTCGTCAGAGCGTCGGCGCGACGGTGCCTATGCATGGGGCATCAGCGAAGACTCGGCTGAACCGCAACGCATTGTCGAGTGGTTCATGGTCGAATCCTGGGCAGAACACTTGCGCCAGCATCACCGGGTGTCCAATGCTGATGCAGATTTGCAACGCGAAGTCGTGCGCTTCCACACCGGCCCCGATGCGCCCAAGGTGCAACATTTGATCGGTGTTGCGCCACCGGGCTGA
- a CDS encoding DoxX family protein, with translation MSFKHLDAPHWASSPAVRWIALLCLCAAYIQGGLFKLLDFPGAVGEMQHFGIAPPALFAALTIVVELGAPVLILAGIWRWAGALALAGFTVFATLVANRFWEMSGQERFMTTNAFFEHIGLIGAFVLVAWMDLRERRAAQHSRDTA, from the coding sequence ATGTCCTTCAAGCATCTCGACGCCCCGCACTGGGCCTCGTCGCCAGCGGTGCGCTGGATCGCCCTGCTCTGCCTGTGCGCCGCATATATACAAGGCGGGCTGTTCAAGCTGCTGGACTTTCCCGGTGCGGTGGGCGAGATGCAGCACTTCGGCATTGCGCCGCCTGCCCTGTTCGCCGCGCTCACCATCGTGGTCGAACTGGGCGCGCCCGTGTTGATCCTGGCGGGCATCTGGCGCTGGGCCGGCGCACTTGCGCTGGCTGGTTTCACGGTATTCGCCACCCTGGTTGCCAACCGCTTCTGGGAAATGAGCGGACAGGAACGTTTCATGACGACCAATGCATTTTTTGAACACATCGGGCTGATCGGCGCATTCGTGCTGGTGGCCTGGATGGACCTGCGCGAACGACGCGCAGCGCAACACAGTCGAGACACGGCATGA
- a CDS encoding amidohydrolase codes for MSTPQTPDLILHNGQFTTLDRSNPVAQAVAIQAGRFTQVGRNEEILPLAGAGTRLIDLKGKPVLPGLIDNHIHIIRGGLNFNLELRWDGVPSLADAMAMLKAQVAITPAPQWVRVVGGFTEHQFVEKRLPTLEELNAVAPDTPVFILHLYDRALLNGAALRAVGYTRDTPEPPGGQILRDAAGNPTGLLLAKPSASILYATLAKGPKLPPEYQVNSTRHFMRELNRLGVTGAIDAGGGFQNYPEDYQVIQQLADANQLTIRLAYNLFTQKPKEEKADFLNWTATSTYKQGDDYFRHNGAGEMLVFSAADFEDFRQPRPDMPAEMEEDLEGVVRVLAENRWPWRMHATYDETITRALDVFEKVNRDISLAGLNWFFDHAETISDKSIARIAELGGGVAVQHRMAYQGEDFVERYGAAAAEATPPVSRILAAGVNVSAGTDATRVASYNPWVSLSWLVTGRTVGGLRITPQRNCLDRDTALRMWTENVTWFSNEQGKKGRIEAGQLADLIVPDRDFFRCTEDEIAGTTALLTLVGGKVVYGAGEFARLDDTSVPPAMPDWSPVRRYGGFAAWGKDQEADPAAAARMAALCACDTSCNVHGHAHGAAWGSNAPVSDFKQFWGALGCACWAV; via the coding sequence ATGTCCACACCCCAGACGCCAGACCTGATTCTGCACAACGGCCAGTTCACCACACTGGACCGCAGCAACCCGGTCGCCCAGGCGGTCGCGATCCAGGCCGGGCGCTTCACCCAGGTCGGCCGCAATGAAGAGATTCTGCCGCTGGCCGGTGCCGGCACGCGCCTCATCGACCTGAAAGGCAAGCCGGTCTTGCCGGGCTTGATCGACAACCACATCCACATCATTCGTGGCGGGCTGAACTTCAATCTGGAATTGCGGTGGGACGGCGTACCCAGCCTGGCCGATGCGATGGCCATGCTGAAGGCCCAGGTAGCCATCACCCCCGCCCCGCAGTGGGTGCGCGTGGTGGGCGGCTTCACCGAACACCAGTTCGTGGAAAAGCGCCTGCCCACGCTGGAAGAACTGAACGCAGTCGCACCCGATACGCCCGTGTTCATCCTGCACCTGTATGACCGTGCGCTGCTGAACGGCGCTGCCCTGCGCGCCGTGGGCTACACCCGCGACACGCCGGAACCCCCGGGCGGACAGATTCTGCGTGACGCAGCTGGCAATCCCACCGGCCTGCTGCTGGCCAAACCCAGCGCGTCGATTCTGTACGCGACGCTCGCCAAAGGTCCGAAGCTGCCGCCGGAATACCAGGTCAATTCCACGCGCCATTTCATGCGTGAACTGAATCGCCTGGGCGTGACCGGAGCCATCGACGCGGGTGGTGGTTTCCAGAACTACCCCGAGGACTATCAGGTGATCCAGCAATTGGCCGATGCCAATCAGCTGACGATTCGCCTGGCCTACAACCTGTTCACGCAAAAGCCCAAAGAAGAAAAGGCCGACTTCCTGAACTGGACGGCCACTTCGACCTACAAACAGGGCGACGACTATTTCCGCCACAACGGCGCAGGCGAAATGCTGGTGTTCTCGGCCGCTGACTTCGAAGACTTCCGCCAACCTCGCCCCGACATGCCGGCCGAGATGGAAGAAGACCTGGAAGGCGTAGTGCGCGTGCTGGCGGAAAACCGCTGGCCATGGCGTATGCACGCTACTTACGACGAAACCATCACCCGCGCGCTCGACGTGTTCGAGAAGGTCAATCGCGACATTTCGCTGGCTGGCCTGAACTGGTTCTTCGACCATGCGGAGACCATTTCCGACAAGTCGATTGCGCGGATCGCAGAACTGGGCGGCGGCGTGGCCGTGCAGCACCGCATGGCCTATCAAGGCGAAGACTTCGTGGAACGCTACGGCGCGGCTGCCGCCGAAGCCACGCCGCCCGTGTCGCGCATTCTGGCGGCAGGTGTGAACGTGTCGGCAGGTACCGATGCCACGCGTGTGGCGTCCTACAACCCGTGGGTGTCCTTGTCGTGGCTGGTCACCGGTCGCACGGTAGGTGGCCTGCGCATCACCCCGCAGCGCAACTGCCTGGACCGCGACACCGCGCTGCGCATGTGGACCGAGAACGTCACCTGGTTCTCGAACGAACAAGGCAAGAAGGGGCGCATCGAAGCCGGTCAACTGGCCGACCTTATCGTGCCGGACCGCGATTTCTTCCGCTGCACGGAAGACGAGATCGCCGGCACGACCGCCCTGCTGACCTTGGTTGGTGGCAAGGTGGTTTACGGCGCGGGCGAGTTCGCGCGCCTCGACGACACCTCGGTGCCGCCCGCCATGCCGGACTGGTCGCCGGTGCGCCGTTACGGCGGTTTTGCAGCCTGGGGCAAAGACCAGGAAGCCGATCCGGCAGCCGCCGCCAGGATGGCCGCCCTGTGCGCCTGCGACACCAGTTGCAATGTCCACGGCCATGCCCACGGCGCGGCCTGGGGCAGCAACGCACCGGTGTCAGACTTCAAGCAGTTCTGGGGCGCGCTCGGCTGCGCGTGCTGGGCAGTGTAA
- the fghA gene encoding S-formylglutathione hydrolase, with the protein MELLNKHRCFGGEQRFYKHDSTTIGLPMRFSVFVPEQAAQGPLPGLFYLAGLTCTEETFVTKGGAQQYAAEHGLILIAPDTSPRGAGVPGEADSWDFGVGAGFYLDATEAAWAKHYRMESYITDELFDLVTRELGVDAARVGVFGHSMGGHGALTLALRHPEKFRSVSAFAPIAAPSKCPWGEKAFTGYLGADRSSWAAHDASALMADKSSAPFPAGILVDQGLDDKFLKDGQLLPEAFEAACSKAGQPLTLRRQAGYDHGYYFISTFMADHVAFHAKQLA; encoded by the coding sequence ATGGAACTTCTGAACAAGCACCGCTGCTTTGGCGGTGAACAACGTTTCTACAAGCACGACTCCACCACCATCGGCCTGCCGATGCGGTTTTCCGTCTTCGTCCCGGAACAAGCGGCCCAAGGCCCTCTGCCCGGCCTGTTCTACCTGGCCGGCCTGACCTGCACGGAAGAAACCTTCGTCACCAAGGGCGGCGCACAACAATATGCAGCCGAGCATGGACTGATCCTGATCGCTCCCGACACCAGCCCGCGCGGGGCAGGCGTACCGGGCGAGGCCGACAGCTGGGACTTCGGCGTAGGTGCCGGTTTCTATCTGGACGCCACCGAGGCCGCCTGGGCCAAGCATTACCGGATGGAGAGCTACATCACCGATGAACTGTTCGACCTGGTGACCCGGGAACTGGGCGTGGACGCCGCACGCGTCGGTGTGTTCGGCCATTCGATGGGTGGCCACGGTGCACTGACGCTGGCGCTGCGACACCCGGAAAAATTCCGCTCGGTATCGGCGTTTGCGCCGATCGCTGCGCCCAGCAAGTGCCCCTGGGGCGAGAAGGCATTCACGGGCTACCTGGGTGCCGACCGCAGCAGCTGGGCCGCGCACGACGCCAGCGCGCTGATGGCTGACAAGTCGTCTGCGCCCTTCCCGGCCGGCATCCTGGTCGATCAAGGTCTGGACGACAAATTCCTGAAAGACGGCCAGCTTTTGCCTGAGGCATTCGAAGCGGCCTGCTCCAAGGCCGGCCAACCGCTGACGCTGCGCCGCCAGGCGGGTTACGACCACGGCTATTACTTCATCTCGACCTTCATGGCCGACCACGTGGCCTTCCACGCGAAGCAACTGGCGTAA